In a single window of the bacterium genome:
- a CDS encoding 3-isopropylmalate dehydratase small subunit, which translates to MSDKGRAWIFGDDISTDLIFPGRYVHLLSNMPELVKHTLCDAREDYAAGVKPGDFVVAGNNFGMGSSREQAAVIIKLSGARAVLAKSFARIFFRNAINNGLPCIEVDTDGIAEGDTLAIDFAAGILRDETNGLERRFQPLPPIMTRILADGGLIAHLQKHGDFAM; encoded by the coding sequence ATGAGCGACAAGGGACGCGCCTGGATTTTCGGCGATGACATTTCCACCGACCTGATTTTCCCCGGACGCTATGTCCATTTGCTGTCGAACATGCCGGAACTGGTCAAGCATACGCTCTGCGATGCCCGCGAAGACTACGCCGCCGGGGTCAAGCCGGGAGACTTTGTCGTCGCTGGCAACAACTTTGGCATGGGTTCCTCGCGCGAACAGGCGGCGGTGATCATCAAACTCTCCGGCGCCCGCGCGGTGCTGGCCAAATCGTTCGCGCGGATCTTCTTCCGCAACGCGATCAACAACGGCCTGCCCTGCATCGAGGTCGACACCGATGGGATCGCCGAGGGGGACACGCTGGCCATCGATTTCGCCGCCGGCATCCTGCGCGATGAGACCAACGGCCTCGAGCGGCGTTTCCAGCCCCTGCCGCCGATCATGACGAGGATCCTCGCCGACGGCGGATTGATCGCCCACCTTCAGAAGC